A genomic stretch from Actinomycetota bacterium includes:
- a CDS encoding META domain-containing protein, whose amino-acid sequence MEERYLDALQAADTITRDGDGLSLTGNDTELIFVAVGPPPTAQLVGTKWHLETLLQPRGLEHPASSAAPAALTLSRDGTFTGSTGCRRLQGEWIENLNEILFTSMEVLGNCPRDLRAQDSHVVGVLGDGFTAEVDDRQLTIINGRGGGGLVYRAP is encoded by the coding sequence GTGGAGGAGAGATACCTCGACGCGCTGCAGGCGGCAGACACGATCACTAGAGACGGCGACGGGCTCTCGCTCACCGGCAACGACACCGAGTTGATCTTCGTTGCCGTGGGTCCTCCTCCGACCGCGCAGCTCGTGGGAACGAAGTGGCACCTGGAAACGCTGCTACAGCCCCGTGGTCTCGAGCACCCCGCGAGCTCCGCCGCTCCGGCCGCGCTGACGCTGTCCCGCGACGGCACCTTCACCGGGTCTACCGGTTGTCGCCGGCTGCAAGGCGAGTGGATCGAGAACCTCAACGAGATCTTGTTCACGTCGATGGAGGTGCTGGGGAACTGCCCACGAGACCTAAGGGCGCAGGACAGCCACGTGGTCGGAGTCCTCGGCGACGGCTTCACAGCAGAGGTCGACGACCGACAGCTCACCATCATCAATGGCCGAGGTGGCGGCGGACTCGTCTACCGAGCGCCCTAG
- a CDS encoding META domain-containing protein gives MMTNLGIGLLLATCLFATCTGDPSPAPPEAAAPATPPKAAAPATSDNDPAPYERIWALDSGRGPAGDIPILDEWDITLEIDGPRVSGRSACNSYGGKVTISRSSFDVGGLAGTEIDVRATSRSWRRDTSTRCRRQTRSLETATGSRSPATTPS, from the coding sequence ATGATGACGAACCTTGGTATCGGGCTCTTGCTGGCCACTTGCCTCTTCGCCACGTGCACCGGTGATCCATCCCCGGCCCCGCCGGAAGCCGCGGCTCCCGCCACACCGCCGAAGGCCGCGGCCCCCGCCACTAGCGACAACGACCCAGCCCCCTACGAGCGGATCTGGGCGCTCGACTCGGGGCGTGGCCCCGCGGGGGACATCCCGATCCTGGACGAGTGGGACATCACGTTGGAGATCGACGGCCCCCGTGTGAGCGGCCGCTCCGCCTGCAACTCGTACGGCGGCAAGGTGACGATCTCCCGCTCGAGCTTCGACGTCGGCGGTCTGGCCGGGACGGAGATCGATGTGCGGGCGACGTCGCGGTCGTGGAGGAGAGATACCTCGACGCGCTGCAGGCGGCAGACACGATCACTAGAGACGGCGACGGGCTCTCGCTCACCGGCAACGACACCGAGTTGA